Proteins encoded in a region of the Paramagnetospirillum magneticum AMB-1 genome:
- a CDS encoding response regulator transcription factor translates to MGGSRKRIYVVDDEPDIRALLRQVLEGYGYHVTPLASGALARQAIRRDPPDLCIVDLGLPDMDGLTLVRELWEDVRFGVIILTGRGGVSDRVLGLELGADDYIVKPFEPRELVARVNSVIRRRDQLAATGAPVTTRAVFADWVFESGDLSLTHADGRQETLTAAEAVLLTALLRAPKRVLSREQLQGAEPEKDDIAFDRAIDVRISRIRKKIEADPKSPRLIKTVYGAGYLFSADVRWE, encoded by the coding sequence ATGGGTGGCAGCAGAAAACGTATCTACGTCGTCGACGACGAACCGGACATCCGCGCCTTGCTGCGTCAGGTGCTGGAGGGCTACGGCTATCACGTGACCCCCCTGGCCAGTGGCGCCCTGGCCCGCCAGGCCATCCGCCGCGATCCGCCCGATCTGTGCATCGTCGATCTCGGCCTGCCCGACATGGACGGGCTGACCCTGGTGCGCGAGCTATGGGAGGACGTGCGCTTCGGGGTGATCATCCTGACCGGGCGCGGCGGCGTCTCCGACCGGGTACTGGGCCTGGAGCTGGGGGCCGACGACTACATCGTCAAACCTTTCGAGCCCCGCGAACTGGTGGCCCGCGTCAATTCGGTCATCCGCCGCCGTGACCAGCTGGCCGCCACCGGCGCCCCCGTCACCACCCGGGCGGTGTTCGCCGATTGGGTCTTCGAATCCGGCGACCTCAGCCTCACCCATGCCGATGGACGGCAGGAGACCCTGACCGCCGCCGAGGCGGTACTGCTGACCGCCCTGCTCCGGGCGCCGAAGCGGGTGCTGTCGCGTGAGCAATTGCAGGGCGCCGAGCCGGAAAAGGACGACATCGCCTTTGATCGCGCCATCGACGTGCGCATTTCGCGCATCAGGAAGAAGATCGAGGCCGACCCCAAATCGCCCCGCCTGATCAAGACGGTCTATGGCGCCGGCTACCTGTTCTCCGCCGACGTGCGCTGGGAATAA